AACTGGTCGTCGAGGTTAAGCTCGTACGGGATTGCCACAGTCGTGCCGGTCTGCTCAAGGCTGTCCATCTCCGCCTGCATGCGATCGATCAGCCATAACACCCGCCCGCCTCGCATGATGAATTGATCGATGACGAACTTGTCCTTCTCATCAAACGACAGCGTTGGCTTGGCAATGATCAGCAACCGGTGGTCCTTCAGGGCGTCGAGTCGACCACCAATGAACACGGTATCTACATTGTAATATTCGTTCAAGCGCGCGCTGCGTCGGAAATATGCTTGTTGTCCAATTCGCCGTGACCGCGCAGGAAGCCGATACGCGGGGCTCCGCCGGTGCGGGTGAAGCGACGTAACACTCCCGCGATCTCATACTCCAGGTTTTCGACCGAAATGTTCAACATCTCTTCGGGCGAGCTGCCTAGCCGGCTCTTCAGCAATTGCACAGGGATTTCCTCGCTTCCGAAGGAGGCGACGGCGCCGGGGAATATGATCTTCTGACTGCTCCCGCCTTTTTCACGTTCCTCCAAATTGGTTGGGAGCAGACCTTTCCTGGCTAATTGCTTGTAGAGTTCCAGTCGTTTATTTTCCTCCGGTTCGGCGGAAGGGTCGACGAACTCATATTCGATATTGCCGCCCGCGTAGATCCTGAATTCATCGAGCATTTCCCGGGTAGCATTGCGAAGCCGCCGGAATCCCGGTGGTAGTTCGCCATCAAGGTAAACTTTGAAATAAACCACATCATTCAGCGAGCCGGCCAGTTCGCGTGAAGCATCACTGATGCTGTATCGCTTTTCAACGGTCAGATCGATCCGGAAAAAGAGAAAGCTACCGATGATGTTGACCGAGACCAGGATCACCAGGGAGGCGATCAGCCGAAGCAGACTATCCTTGCGTTGCTTGCCCGAACTCATGACCATTTTCTTTTTTCGAGCGTGAAGCGGGCAAGTAGCAGGAAGCAGGTGGTCAGGCTGACGAAATAGAGCAAGTCGCGGGAATCCATCACGCCTCGACTCATCGCGGCATAGTGATTGGCGATTCCCAACTGCGACAGGATGTTCTGCAACCGTACAGGAATTCCTAACAAGGCGAATGCGTCGAATCCGGCGTAGAAGAAGTAACAGAGGATCAGCGCGAACAAGAACGCGACGACCTGATTGTTCGTTTGCGCCGAGCAAAAGATGCCGATTGCCACGAAGCCGGAGGACAGGAACAATAATCCGATGTAAGAACCCGCTATGCCTGCCGTGTCAACATTACCGGCTGGAACCGCCAAACGGTAGACCGTGAAGTAGTAGATCAGGGTAGGAATCAACGACAACACCACCAAGACGAACGCGGCGAGGAACTTTGCGAAGACCAATTGAAATTCGCTCAGGGGACGCGTTAGCAGGAGTTCAAGTGTTCCGGTCTTCTGCTCTTCGGAAAACATCCGCATGCTGATCGCCGGGATCAGGAACAGGAACAACCAGGGCGCGACGATGAACAAGCCGTCCAGGGCGGCGATCCGGTTATCCGGAATGCTGAAGGAAGTATCCGGAAAAATCCACAGGAGTATTCCGACCGACAACAGGAAAACGGTCATCACCAGGTACCCGGTCAGGGATCCCAGAAAGCTCGATAGTTCTTTACGAAAGAGTGCGTACACGGGCAGGAATGCGCCGCAAAAATAGCGTATTTCCTGTTGGCGCCCACTTCACTTTTGAAGCGATGCTAAGGCGGGTTATCAGTACTTTATCAACCGGATGGTCTCGCTGCCGGAAGGCTGAAGGATCGTCAGCAGGTAAGTTCCTGCCGGGTAGTTGCGCAAAGGGATTTCAATCTCAGCGCCATCACGCCGCGGTGTAATCACTTGCAATTGTCGGCCAAGTGCGTCTGATAAAAACAGGGTTGTGCCTTCCGGATATTCAGGGTCCAGCAGTACCGTTGTCAAATCACCAGCAGGATTCGGCGAAACCCGTAGCAGGGGAGAGTCGGTCGGACGTGCCGAACGTTGATCATTGCAATTCACTGCGGTTGCCACGATCGTCGATTGCTGTTGACAACCATGATCATCGGTGACGGATACGGAATATTTTCCGGCCCGGTTGACCGACAAGGAACTATGTCGGCTGCCATCGCTCCATTCAACCGTATGCCATGCATTCCCGGCTGATAGCGCGACCTGACTACCTTGACAGAATTCAATGGTAGCCGGCATCTCCAGCTTTGGACTTTGGGATCTTGCTTCGATCGACAATTCCAGTGTAGCGGAGCATCCGGCGGCATCGGCAACCTGAACGGTATAAAGTCCGGCAGTGAGCGCTGCTGCATGCTGTGCTGATCCGCCGTAAGGAAACCACTCGATCTCATAAGGAGCAGTGCCACCATTGATTGTAATGGACGCGCTACCGTCCGCTTGTTCCGGGCAGGAGGCTGGCTGGATCTTGGCATTTTGTACCATCAGTGCTGCTGACGGAACATGAATGCGGTCCCGAAGACTGCATCCATTCGCATCGGTTAAGGCTAATCCATAATACCCTTCCGCTACGGGACCCAATTCAGGTTCGGATCCGGACAAGCCGTTCCAGTCATACTGGTATGGCCATGTTCCACCTGATACTTCCAGTTTGATTCGGCCGTTGACTATTCGGCAATCGGAGGGAATCACCGTGTATTTCGTGGTCAACGCTTCTGGTTCATCCAGCACGAATTCTCTTTCAATGGAACATCCGTTCGGGTCGCTGATAACGACTAAGTAGCTGCCGGCTTTCAAATGATCTCGCTCCGGAGTTTGTCCAGGGGTGTCGCTCCAGGTGTAGAAATACTCATCAACTGCAGGGATTGATTCCAGTAGGATCTGACCATCATCCATTCCTTTGCAACTGATCTCCTTCGTCACGCTTCTGATCTGGATGTGCGGGACCAGTAAGGTGTACTCCACGGGAACTTCTGTGTTTTCAGTCCCTGCGAAAATGGTGAAGCGATAAGGCTCCTCGCGTGCATCCTGTTCGCCCGGCGTCCAGCATAAATGACCGCTGTTTCCTTGCGCGTTTAACAGCTCAAACAGGGCGTTGGGAAGATCCCCCACCCAGCGTCGGATCTGCACGTCCTTATCGGGTTGAGTGAATACATCAAAGCAGATGCTGCTGCCTGCGCAAACGGTTGCTGAGTAACGATCCGTACCATCGATTCCCGTGAGTGGAAGTGCTCCGGGAGCTTCCGCGTTTACCGGACTTGATGAGGTGAATGCAGCAACAACAAGTGCGAGAAGACCAAGCGTTAAATTACGGGGAGTAGTTTCAAATAGATGTTGCACGCGTGAATCCAATAGGGTGGAAATGCAAAATATCCCTACCGGCCAGCGGCATCAACTTATTTATGCTTTCAGCTTAAAATGGCAGGTCAACAGTGACCCAGCTGGGGTGAATCGTGATAGTTGTTAAAGTGCCCGTTATTCGGAAAGTATTGTATATAATTGAAAATCAATATATTATAAAAATAGAAAAGGGCGCACCTTGCGGTACGCCCTTGACTAATCACTACAATCAACTTATTCTTTGACGAGTCGGATGGTCTCGTTCTGACCGGCGTACGTTACGTTAACCGTATAGATACCGGCAGCGAGGCCCTTGATGTCAAGGTTCTTGATGTAACCGTGACCGGCGTTCTCACGGGAGAAGGACATCACGTTACCCAGGATATCGCGTACGATGACCGTTACTTCCGTATCCTTAACACCCGGAACCGTCAGTTGTACACGGTTGCGGCCAGGGTTCGGGAAGAGGTCGATGCCAGGTCCACCCACCGGGGTGATTTCAGGACGAACCGTCTGGCACTGGATGAAGTTTACGACCACTGCGTCGAAGTTCTCGCAGCCGTTGTTGTCGGTGACGAGTACGGAGTACGTACCATCAACCGTGACATCCAGCGTTTGAGCGGTGGAGTTGTCGTTCCACAGATAGGATGCGAAACCGGCACCAGCGTCGAGGGTAACCGTAGAACCGATGCAGCCGGTCACATCCGGACCAAGATCAACAACCGGAGCCTGGTTGACGGAACCAATCGTTACTGTCACGTAGCCGGTGCAACCGAAGTAGTCGGATACGGCAACCGTATAGGTGCCAGGAGCGAGGTTGTTAACCGTAGCGGTGGTGTCACCGTTCGGCATCCACAGGTAGGAGTAAGGAGCAGTACCACCCGAACCGGCAACCGTGGCAGAGCCATCATCACCGTTCGAACAGGTAGCGTCGGTCTGGCTGACGATCGAAGCGACAATGCCGCTCGAGTTAACCGTTCCGCTCAGGTTGGCGATACAACCGTTGGCGTCGGTTACCGTTACATCGTACATGCCAGGAGTCAGGCCGGTAGCGGTGCTTCCGGTGCTGACATTCGGATTCCATACATAGTCGAACGGACCCGTGCCGCTGGTCACGACCACTTCGATCGCACCATCGTTACCGTTACAGGTAGCGTCGGTGATAACCAGGCTGGCCAGAACCGGATCCGTACCGGTTACCGTAGCGGTAGCCGTAGCGGAACACTGATTGTTGTCGGTTACCGTCACCGTATAGGTGCCGGGAGCAAGTCCGGTAGCCGTTTCAGTGGTCTGAACCGGGCTGGTGTTCCAGCTATAATCATACTGAGGGGTACCACCCGTTACTGCAGCGGTAGCCTGACCCGCACCGCCGGTGCAGGAAGAGGTGGTTCCGGAAGCGGTGACAGACAATTGAGCCGGCTCGGTGATGGTGAAAGAGCGGGTACCTGCGCATCCAGCGCCATCGGTGATGGTTACAGAGTAGGTACCGGCGCCAAGACCGGAGATGCTGGAAGTGGTGTCGGTTGTTGACCACAGGAAGCTGTACGGAGGAACGCCATTGGCGGACGCACTGGCAGAACCATCAAGATCTCCGAAGCAGGTTACGCTCGGAGTACTCGTAACCGCTACATTGAGACCACCCACAAGGATGGAATAGGAGTAGGTCTGAACACCGTTGGAAGGACAAGCGTTGTCGCGTACCGTAACCGTAAAGGTGTAAGGCTGGGGACGAGCATCGCCAGGACCCGGGGTCCAGCAGAAGGTTCCAACCGGCAGACGTCCGCCGCTTACCGTAAAGGTTGCGCCCGGGATACCGTTGTTCCAGGTCATGGTCAGGGTGTCACCGGGATCGGTGTCCGCCGTGATGATGTCGAAACAAAGCTGACCACCTGCGCAGGAAGAAGCGTTGAAGTTGGTCGTACCGTTGATACCGGTCGCGGTCGGCAGGGTATTGTTGCACTGCACCGTGTAAACCTGAAGATCGCGCATTACGCTGCCGATCAGTACACCATTGCGGTACTCAAGGATCAGTACTGCGATCACACCAACTTCCGAAGCGGTCGGGTGGGTGAAGATGTCGCCCGTTACCGGGTCAATGCTGACGGCCGGGGAAGACGTGATCGGGTTCGAGATCGAGTAGCCCGGCTGGTAAGCCAGGTTGGTGTTCTGAGCGTCGCGCGGCGGGATGAAGAAGTAAGCGAGCGAATCGCCTTCTGCATCAATGACACCGTGGTTGTAATAGTTATCCTGGCCGATGCACAGGAAGGTAACCGGTACGTTGGTAAAGGTCGGCGAAGTGTTGTCGAATACGGTGTTGTTCAACTTCGCTTCGATGTACAGGCTGTAGCTGTCGGGCGTACCGATCGTCGTGATCGCGCCGTTGCGGCAACAATCGGAAACCGAGAACGTCCAGTCAGGACACTGAGCCGGAAGCGTAACGATTGCCGAGTATTCCCACTCCTGGAAACCAGGTGCTGTACCACCCGAACAGGTCGTCAGTGTGCCGGGACAAGCATAAGAGATTTCCTGTCCGGTTCCGGGTACCGCGTTGAGTGTAACGGACTGCGAGAAGTTGTTGCAGGACGCTGAACTCATCGTCATGAAAGCCGATGTCGGTGCAGGAATACCGAAACAGTCACGGTACAATGTGTAAGTCACAAGGTACTGTCCGTTGCCCAGGTATTCATACGTCAGGTCGGCACCAGCCATGTGACTGGCGTTGGCCGTCCGTCCACCCAGCAGCAGTGCTACCAGGAAGAAGAGGGCTCGAGCTGTCGCGCGAATCCCCGTTGTTTTGTGTACGTTGTACATCTTTTTAGTCATATTGATTGGAGTTGATTCGTAGTGTACGCAGTTAAGATAGGGCTAAATGTACTATGGGAGCGATCGGTAAGCCTAAATTCTTCGGTGAAAGGCGGAAGCGGAGTGGTGAAAGGCATGACTTCCGTTGCGAATCTTGGCCGGATTTTGATCGTTAGATGAAGCAATATTATTCATAAAACCCGTATCTGACAAGGCTTTCACGGGTAATCTTTCAAGAATCCACCGGATTCTTGCGAACACTCCAGGCTTCCGCAGGAGCCTTAAAAAGGGGCTTAACATGCGCCCAAACGGACTTGAAAAGGGGGGAAAACCGGTAATGGTCCAGGGAAGCTTCCGAATCCCATTGAGAAAACGTGAAAAAAACGCCTTTTTCACGTAAATCTTCCCATAATTCAAGGTGCAGACAGCCCGGGAATGCCCGGATCTTCCCGGAAACTTCCCGAAATAGCTCCGTGAACTTCCCTGCATCCTCCGCGTGAAAACTAAGCTTGACCAACCGGTTAATCATGAAACTCGATGCGTAGGGTGTCAAATTGTTTTAAGCCAAGCAGTTTGGATGCATTGTCACGATTGATGGCGATCTCTAAATACCCGTCCTGATTGAACAGGGCGACGATCTCACCGGTTTCAACCGATCCGTAATCATGCATGATCTGCCGGACCGTGTAATTGGCTCGCCTCAGCAATATCGAATAGGACCGGTCCTTTCGTTCGCGTTCAAAGAGTTCGCGGGAAATATTGAAAATGCTGTTTCCGAAGCCATCCACATAAACGAGTGCGCCGCGTATGCCACCCGGATCAACGGTCGGCTGAGCAAAGAAACTCGGTAAAAGATGGTCGACCTCCAGGCCGAGTTGACGCGGATGCTTGCCGGTACAGAGTTTTATCAGGACATCGACCAGTTGGTCCTGCACTTCCCGGTGCCCCGTACGAATCGGATCGATCGGCAGGCGATGAATTTTCTTTTCCTCCTCGCCCAACAGCAGGGAGAATATTCCACTGTCGACTCCGACAAAGTGATGTCCGTTCGCTGTCACGATCAGATAGTCACGCCCTGGCTCGTCTTGTGCCGAATTTCCGGCGCCGTCCAGTCCGATGTAATGGACCGTACCGGTCGGAAATGCGGAATACGCGTTGCGTAAGACGAATGCAGCGTGCAGGGTATTGAACGGATCGATCTCGTGAGAAATATCGATGATGCCGAGATCAGCGGATCGGGAGAGCAGCTTGCCTTTGAATGAAGCGACGTAATGATCGCGTAATCCCCAATCAGTAATAAGCGTAAGGAAAGCCATCGTTCTGCTGCGCCCCGGTGTTGAAAACTTCTGATCCTGCTTCGGTCAAAAGTAATGGCTTTTGGGGTACTATTGAATCGACGCTCGCGCAAATCCATTCACACCAAAGGCTATCCTTGGTGTTGATAACTTGTAACCGGATTTCGCGACCCAATCCAGCCCGACGTGAGTGAAGTAATCATTCCTATCGACACGTTCAACCCGGTGGAATTTTTCGGTGTGAACGATGCGAACCTCGACATCATCCGAAAGAATTTTCCCGAACTCAAACTGGTTGCTCGTGGCAATGAGATCAAGGTCATCGGCGATGAGAAGAACATCCACCTCTTCAGCGAAAAGATCAACAAGCTGATCCAGCACTACCAGAAGGTCGGGAGCCTGACACCCGATAACGTGCTCCATTTCCTGGGCGACCGGGATGGCGCCGCACCACCACCCAGCCCACAGACGGCCGATGTCCTCGTCTTTGGCCAGAACGGACTCATGGTCCGCGCCCGTACGGCTAACCAGAAACGAATGGTGGAGTCGTCCGAAAAGAACGACGTGGTGTTCGCGATCGGCCCCGCCGGTACCGGTAAGACCTATACCGCTGTCGCCCTCGCAGTACGTGCACTGAAGAACCGGGAGATCAAGCGTATCATCCTCACCCGTCCGGCAGTGGAAGCCGGGGAGAACCTGGGCTTTCTGCCCGGCGACCTCAAGGAAAAGATCGATCCGTATCTCCGTCCGCTCTATGATGCCCTTTACGATATGATCCCTTCCGATAAGGTGAAGTCCTACATCGAGAACGGAATCATCGAAGTAGCGCCGCTGGCCTTCATGCGTGGTAGAACACTCGACAATGCCTTTGTCATCCTCGACGAGGCCCAGAACGCAACCGAGAGCCAGTTGAAGATGTTCCTCACCCGTATGGGACCTTCAGCCAAGTTCATCGTCACGGGTGATGTGACGCAGATCGATCTGCCCAAACACCAACCGTCCGGACTGGTGCAGGCCATCAAGATACTGTCCAATGTGCGGGGTATCGATTTCATCTATCTCGACGCGCAGGATGTCGTTCGCCACCGTCTGGTGAAGGAGATCATCGAAGCGTATAACAAGGACCGCTGATCCATGATGCACGCTATGCAGGCAACGGCAGTCAGCACGACGGACTTTAATTTCCCCGGCCAGTCCGCTTTTTACCGGGGCAAGGTGCGGGATGTCTATACGATCGATGGTAAATACCTGGTCATGATCGTTACGGATCGGATATCCGCGTTCGATGTGGTGCTTCCGCGTCCCATTCCTCATAAAGGGGCCGTGCTCAATCAGATCGCAGCGAAGATGCTGCAGGCAACGGCGGATATTGTTCCGAATTGGGTGATCGATGTCCCGGATCCGAATGTGACGATCGGACGGGTTTGCAGTACGTTTAAAGTGGAGATGGTCATTCGGGGCTACCTCTCCGGCCATGCCGCACGCACCTATGCTTCGGGTGGCCGCGTACTTTGTGGTGTGGCACTCCCGGAAGGGATGAAGGAGAATGACCGTTTTCCCACACCGATCATCACGCCCACAACAAAGGCTGCTGCAGGACACGACGAGGATATCAGCCGGGAAGACATCATCGCTAAAGGAATCGTTTCGGAAGAAGATTATACCAGGATCGAATCCTATACGCAACAATTGTTCAAACGCGGATCCGAGATCGCAGCATCACACGGTCTGATCCTCGTAGATACCAAGTACGAGTTCGGAAAGGACGAGGATGGCACGATCCGTTTGATCGATGAGATCCACACACCCGACAGTTCACGTTATTTCTACGCCGACGGCTACGCGGAGCGTCAGGCAAAGGGAGAACAACAAAAGCAACTCTCTAAAGAATTCGTACGCCAGTGGCTGATCGCTAACGGCTTCCAGGGCAGAGCGGGGGAGTCGGTGCCGGAAATGCCGGATACCTGGCTAGACGAGATCAGCAGTCGCTACATTGAGCTCTACGAAAAGCTGACCGGGGAGTCGTTCACCCCGGCCCCTCCCGGCGATCCGCAGGAACGCATTGAATATAATGTTCGCCGGGCATTGAGCCTGCTCGGCTACCAGTCCGACTGATTTTTTCGAATTCCTTCTTCCAACTCCCGTTGATCGGCGGGAGAAAGCAACGCACGCATCGCCGTTTCGCTTTCCAGCCTGCTGAGGTCCTTGAACCCGTATTGTACGGAGCGTTTCAGATAGCTGAGTACGGAGTCTTTCTGGCCAACCTGGGAGAAGAGTTTCGCGGCAAGGAAATTCGGTTCGGCATTTTCGGGATCTGCCAGTAAATAGATCCGGTTCAGGCGCGCCACTTCGGGCATGTTGCCTTGTTCCATCGCCTGCCGGGTCAGGCTGTAACAGGCCAGCGAAATGTAGCCGAGCAGCCGATCGTTCATCGGATCCTGTTTTCGCTTCTGCAAATCCCCGATCACGTGCGACCACCAATCCTCTTCCTGGGAACGAAACGCATCCAGTAAGAACTGCCGGCGGTTAAGCTCTGCAGAGAGCGCCCGTGAATCTTCCAGTATGGATTGCTGATAGACAGGATCCTTCATCAACCGCTGGACACTATTTTCCCACTCGGGAACCGGCGACAATCCCTGCAGACAATCGATTCCACATCGGTAGATCCGCATGCGTTGGATCGGGTCAGTGGTTCTGGCAGCCAGGGTGTTGATCTGTCTCGTGAATTGCTGGAGTATTGGTCGCTCGCAATTCCCGCCGGATTTGCAGGCGAGTACCTTGCACCAGCTAAATGCCCGGCGCATGTCGGTCGTCTCGGGCCATGCATGTTTTCCATCGGTGATGTCCAGGTGATGCATGGGTTGTCTGCCCAGACGGTTGACGAATTCGATTACTTCGGAGTAGTTCATATCCCGATTGCCCGTCACACCATAGGTTGGTACCGTAGGCGCCGGAATCCCATCCGGAAGTCCGGCACCACAATGCACCACGCCCGAAACACCTTTCATGTTACCGGGAGCTACCAGCGCGACTTTGGCGCCGCCGGAAAACCCGCAGAGGAACAGACCCGCGTGGGTGGTTTTCATTTTCTCGAGTACCGCGGCTGCAAGTTCCCGGGCCATGGAGGCGGATGCGTCGATGCCCAGGCCGTTTCGTACTTGATTGGATCCGGCCAGAATAAAACCGAAATCATCGGCCAGGGATGCGTAGCGATGTACCGGCACGCGACCGTTGCCTTGCGGGTCAAAGCACACCATCAACGGCATGGGCAGGCTGTCGCGAAAGGATCGGGGAATGTAGAGGATGTACGCCTGTCCTCCGTTGGTGACAGATTCCAGATAGCTCCCGG
This genomic stretch from Bacteroidota bacterium harbors:
- a CDS encoding Gldg family protein, with product MSSGKQRKDSLLRLIASLVILVSVNIIGSFLFFRIDLTVEKRYSISDASRELAGSLNDVVYFKVYLDGELPPGFRRLRNATREMLDEFRIYAGGNIEYEFVDPSAEPEENKRLELYKQLARKGLLPTNLEEREKGGSSQKIIFPGAVASFGSEEIPVQLLKSRLGSSPEEMLNISVENLEYEIAGVLRRFTRTGGAPRIGFLRGHGELDNKHISDAARA
- the gldF gene encoding gliding motility-associated ABC transporter permease subunit GldF; translation: MYALFRKELSSFLGSLTGYLVMTVFLLSVGILLWIFPDTSFSIPDNRIAALDGLFIVAPWLFLFLIPAISMRMFSEEQKTGTLELLLTRPLSEFQLVFAKFLAAFVLVVLSLIPTLIYYFTVYRLAVPAGNVDTAGIAGSYIGLLFLSSGFVAIGIFCSAQTNNQVVAFLFALILCYFFYAGFDAFALLGIPVRLQNILSQLGIANHYAAMSRGVMDSRDLLYFVSLTTCFLLLARFTLEKRKWS
- a CDS encoding T9SS type A sorting domain-containing protein — protein: MQHLFETTPRNLTLGLLALVVAAFTSSSPVNAEAPGALPLTGIDGTDRYSATVCAGSSICFDVFTQPDKDVQIRRWVGDLPNALFELLNAQGNSGHLCWTPGEQDAREEPYRFTIFAGTENTEVPVEYTLLVPHIQIRSVTKEISCKGMDDGQILLESIPAVDEYFYTWSDTPGQTPERDHLKAGSYLVVISDPNGCSIEREFVLDEPEALTTKYTVIPSDCRIVNGRIKLEVSGGTWPYQYDWNGLSGSEPELGPVAEGYYGLALTDANGCSLRDRIHVPSAALMVQNAKIQPASCPEQADGSASITINGGTAPYEIEWFPYGGSAQHAAALTAGLYTVQVADAAGCSATLELSIEARSQSPKLEMPATIEFCQGSQVALSAGNAWHTVEWSDGSRHSSLSVNRAGKYSVSVTDDHGCQQQSTIVATAVNCNDQRSARPTDSPLLRVSPNPAGDLTTVLLDPEYPEGTTLFLSDALGRQLQVITPRRDGAEIEIPLRNYPAGTYLLTILQPSGSETIRLIKY
- a CDS encoding T9SS type A sorting domain-containing protein; translation: MTKKMYNVHKTTGIRATARALFFLVALLLGGRTANASHMAGADLTYEYLGNGQYLVTYTLYRDCFGIPAPTSAFMTMSSASCNNFSQSVTLNAVPGTGQEISYACPGTLTTCSGGTAPGFQEWEYSAIVTLPAQCPDWTFSVSDCCRNGAITTIGTPDSYSLYIEAKLNNTVFDNTSPTFTNVPVTFLCIGQDNYYNHGVIDAEGDSLAYFFIPPRDAQNTNLAYQPGYSISNPITSSPAVSIDPVTGDIFTHPTASEVGVIAVLILEYRNGVLIGSVMRDLQVYTVQCNNTLPTATGINGTTNFNASSCAGGQLCFDIITADTDPGDTLTMTWNNGIPGATFTVSGGRLPVGTFCWTPGPGDARPQPYTFTVTVRDNACPSNGVQTYSYSILVGGLNVAVTSTPSVTCFGDLDGSASASANGVPPYSFLWSTTDTTSSISGLGAGTYSVTITDGAGCAGTRSFTITEPAQLSVTASGTTSSCTGGAGQATAAVTGGTPQYDYSWNTSPVQTTETATGLAPGTYTVTVTDNNQCSATATATVTGTDPVLASLVITDATCNGNDGAIEVVVTSGTGPFDYVWNPNVSTGSTATGLTPGMYDVTVTDANGCIANLSGTVNSSGIVASIVSQTDATCSNGDDGSATVAGSGGTAPYSYLWMPNGDTTATVNNLAPGTYTVAVSDYFGCTGYVTVTIGSVNQAPVVDLGPDVTGCIGSTVTLDAGAGFASYLWNDNSTAQTLDVTVDGTYSVLVTDNNGCENFDAVVVNFIQCQTVRPEITPVGGPGIDLFPNPGRNRVQLTVPGVKDTEVTVIVRDILGNVMSFSRENAGHGYIKNLDIKGLAAGIYTVNVTYAGQNETIRLVKE
- a CDS encoding antibiotic biosynthesis monooxygenase; translation: MINRLVKLSFHAEDAGKFTELFREVSGKIRAFPGCLHLELWEDLREKGVFFTFSQWDSEASLDHYRFSPLFKSVWAHVKPLFKAPAEAWSVRKNPVDS
- a CDS encoding SAM-dependent chlorinase/fluorinase; translated protein: MAFLTLITDWGLRDHYVASFKGKLLSRSADLGIIDISHEIDPFNTLHAAFVLRNAYSAFPTGTVHYIGLDGAGNSAQDEPGRDYLIVTANGHHFVGVDSGIFSLLLGEEEKKIHRLPIDPIRTGHREVQDQLVDVLIKLCTGKHPRQLGLEVDHLLPSFFAQPTVDPGGIRGALVYVDGFGNSIFNISRELFERERKDRSYSILLRRANYTVRQIMHDYGSVETGEIVALFNQDGYLEIAINRDNASKLLGLKQFDTLRIEFHD
- a CDS encoding PhoH family protein, with translation MSEVIIPIDTFNPVEFFGVNDANLDIIRKNFPELKLVARGNEIKVIGDEKNIHLFSEKINKLIQHYQKVGSLTPDNVLHFLGDRDGAAPPPSPQTADVLVFGQNGLMVRARTANQKRMVESSEKNDVVFAIGPAGTGKTYTAVALAVRALKNREIKRIILTRPAVEAGENLGFLPGDLKEKIDPYLRPLYDALYDMIPSDKVKSYIENGIIEVAPLAFMRGRTLDNAFVILDEAQNATESQLKMFLTRMGPSAKFIVTGDVTQIDLPKHQPSGLVQAIKILSNVRGIDFIYLDAQDVVRHRLVKEIIEAYNKDR
- a CDS encoding phosphoribosylaminoimidazolesuccinocarboxamide synthase, which encodes MMHAMQATAVSTTDFNFPGQSAFYRGKVRDVYTIDGKYLVMIVTDRISAFDVVLPRPIPHKGAVLNQIAAKMLQATADIVPNWVIDVPDPNVTIGRVCSTFKVEMVIRGYLSGHAARTYASGGRVLCGVALPEGMKENDRFPTPIITPTTKAAAGHDEDISREDIIAKGIVSEEDYTRIESYTQQLFKRGSEIAASHGLILVDTKYEFGKDEDGTIRLIDEIHTPDSSRYFYADGYAERQAKGEQQKQLSKEFVRQWLIANGFQGRAGESVPEMPDTWLDEISSRYIELYEKLTGESFTPAPPGDPQERIEYNVRRALSLLGYQSD